From a region of the Latilactobacillus sakei genome:
- a CDS encoding DNA-binding protein → MNELIGQVITALVTDENEEAYFAQKDGVTFELKKEYLEEELAIGATVTGFAYENSSRELVLSTVIPKSRVGHFAFGEVVETRRDLGVFVNIGLPDKDIVVSLDVLPTIMKLWPKVGDRLMIAIEVDQKGRMWGQLADENIFRAISKGAKQEMKNQDIEGTVYRLKMAGTFLLTDDFYIGFIHPSEREAEPRLGQRVKGRVIGVRPEGSLNVSLKPRAYEEIGDDAEMIMAVLKRQPGYAMPYTDRSNPELIKSYFGISKGSFKRALGRLMKNGLIVQEEGETILTAKGQKDIEPIVDNDQDQD, encoded by the coding sequence ATGAACGAATTAATCGGACAAGTGATTACAGCACTTGTAACAGATGAAAATGAAGAAGCGTACTTCGCCCAAAAAGACGGTGTCACGTTTGAACTTAAGAAAGAATATTTAGAAGAAGAATTAGCAATCGGGGCAACAGTTACCGGTTTTGCATATGAAAATTCAAGCCGGGAATTAGTTTTATCAACGGTTATTCCTAAATCACGTGTCGGTCACTTTGCTTTTGGTGAAGTCGTTGAAACCCGTCGTGATCTCGGTGTTTTTGTTAATATCGGCTTACCTGATAAGGATATTGTGGTTTCGCTTGATGTGTTACCAACTATCATGAAATTATGGCCTAAGGTTGGCGATCGCTTGATGATTGCCATCGAAGTTGATCAAAAAGGTCGGATGTGGGGCCAATTAGCCGACGAAAATATCTTTAGAGCTATTTCTAAGGGTGCTAAACAAGAAATGAAGAACCAAGATATTGAAGGGACCGTCTACCGATTGAAGATGGCGGGGACTTTCTTATTAACAGATGATTTCTACATCGGTTTTATTCATCCTTCAGAACGAGAAGCAGAACCACGTCTTGGCCAACGGGTTAAAGGCCGGGTCATTGGGGTCCGTCCAGAAGGTAGCTTAAATGTTAGCTTGAAACCAAGAGCTTATGAAGAAATTGGGGACGATGCCGAAATGATTATGGCGGTCTTAAAACGCCAACCTGGCTACGCAATGCCATATACTGACCGTAGCAACCCAGAATTAATTAAGAGTTATTTCGGAATTAGCAAGGGCAGTTTTAAGCGTGCTTTAGGGCGGCTAATGAAAAACGGCTTAATCGTTCAAGAAGAGGGCGAAACAATTTTAACGGCCAAGGGGCAAAAAGATATTGAACCAATTGTTGATAACGATCAAGACCAAGATTAA
- a CDS encoding DUF441 domain-containing protein, which yields MESWLFLAAILIVALLAKNQSLIIATAVVLVLKALPISEKVLPVIQAKGINWGVTVISVAILVPIATGQIGFKELISAFKTPAGFIAVGCGVLVAVLSAKGVGLLAASPEMTVALVFGTIMGVVFLKGIAAGPVIAAGITYTILTIFNLVPIH from the coding sequence ATGGAAAGTTGGTTATTTTTAGCAGCGATTTTAATCGTTGCCTTATTAGCAAAAAATCAATCTTTAATCATTGCCACCGCAGTTGTTTTAGTCTTAAAAGCATTACCAATTTCTGAAAAAGTATTGCCGGTGATCCAGGCTAAAGGGATTAATTGGGGCGTAACGGTCATTTCAGTGGCTATTTTGGTCCCAATTGCGACCGGGCAAATCGGCTTTAAAGAATTAATCAGTGCTTTTAAGACGCCGGCAGGTTTTATTGCCGTTGGTTGTGGTGTGCTGGTCGCTGTTTTGTCGGCAAAGGGCGTGGGCTTGTTAGCCGCTAGTCCCGAAATGACAGTGGCACTTGTATTTGGAACAATTATGGGCGTCGTTTTCCTTAAGGGAATCGCGGCTGGACCGGTGATTGCTGCAGGTATCACCTACACCATTTTAACAATTTTCAATTTAGTACCAATCCATTAA